From Paenibacillus sp. GP183, one genomic window encodes:
- a CDS encoding N-acetyltransferase — protein MEATVTVRKASADDVEKLYHIIHGYAQQGIMLPRSRETLHEQIDTFVVAEMDHELIGCGALTRLGSELVEIRSLGMTDGHKGQGIGRKLVQFLLEEARMMNVSKVMALTYEVAFFLKNGFAIVPKEVFPEKVWKDCMHCKKQYCCDEIAVLKRLD, from the coding sequence ATGGAAGCAACAGTAACTGTCAGAAAAGCATCCGCAGATGATGTGGAGAAGCTCTATCATATTATACACGGCTATGCGCAGCAGGGAATAATGCTGCCGAGATCGCGCGAAACACTTCATGAGCAAATCGACACCTTTGTGGTTGCCGAGATGGACCATGAGTTAATTGGATGCGGGGCGCTCACAAGGCTGGGATCGGAATTGGTGGAGATTCGCTCGCTTGGCATGACCGATGGCCACAAGGGTCAAGGTATTGGTCGGAAGCTTGTCCAATTTCTTCTGGAAGAAGCGCGTATGATGAACGTAAGCAAGGTGATGGCGCTCACCTATGAGGTTGCTTTTTTCCTCAAAAATGGTTTTGCCATCGTGCCCAAAGAGGTTTTTCCCGAGAAGGTTTGGAAAGATTGCATGCACTGCAAAAAACAGTATTGCTGCGACGAAATCGCCGTGCTTAAACGACTGGATTGA
- a CDS encoding TCP-1/cpn60 chaperonin family protein, with protein sequence MSGAGQGSSDGEERYSTLVNNASAVRAICSAVEGTLGPKGLDTMLVGLQGEVIITNDGVTILEKMDVTHPAARLLIQVARSQQKQIGDGTTTATVLAGALVGEGVAQVTRGVPVAKVVSGMQEGIELAIQSLRSRSRAIQGLDDPNLRRIAFTAGREQSEIADLVIAAARQLGEDKLREPGSRFSDCIISHDEADNEVWPGIILNQKPINLHMVTEIHAANVLVLQDAFEPESVSEESLVTEAGFQRYMQLKEQFRNSLGKLLELRIGLIAVDRGADPEAEQFCSDHGILIVQRVPRKDLQLLCEHTGAKPLRRTALKKSAHELEAALGHAGQAVYDEKLARIRISKGRGEPFVTVIVGAATREVIGERARIAMDAAAAVQAAIRGGYLPGGGAVEMAVAHELERHRETLKGLEGFGVAAVAGALRRPLSQIVINAGYNPLEKVEELRAAQLAEDNDAMGIDCDTGKVTNFLEAGILDPTDVKIHALRAAGEVAAAVLRIHTVIKMKQPFEEV encoded by the coding sequence ATGAGTGGAGCAGGGCAGGGAAGCAGCGACGGAGAAGAACGATACTCTACGCTCGTCAATAACGCATCGGCGGTTCGGGCGATTTGTTCAGCCGTCGAAGGCACACTCGGTCCCAAGGGTCTCGATACGATGCTCGTTGGTTTACAGGGAGAAGTCATCATCACGAATGATGGAGTCACGATTTTGGAGAAGATGGATGTCACCCATCCGGCAGCCAGGCTGCTGATTCAGGTGGCTCGATCCCAGCAAAAGCAGATCGGTGACGGTACTACAACTGCAACCGTGCTGGCAGGGGCTCTGGTGGGCGAGGGGGTTGCGCAAGTAACCCGTGGTGTTCCGGTTGCCAAGGTCGTAAGCGGGATGCAGGAGGGAATAGAGCTTGCCATCCAGAGCTTGCGATCGCGAAGCAGAGCGATTCAAGGGTTGGATGATCCCAATCTTCGGCGGATCGCCTTCACGGCCGGCCGCGAGCAAAGCGAGATCGCTGATCTGGTGATTGCGGCGGCCCGGCAGCTGGGTGAAGATAAGCTCCGGGAGCCGGGCAGCCGTTTCTCGGACTGCATCATCTCCCATGATGAAGCGGACAACGAGGTGTGGCCCGGCATCATATTGAATCAAAAACCAATAAATCTGCATATGGTTACAGAAATTCACGCAGCCAACGTTTTGGTGCTGCAGGATGCTTTTGAGCCCGAGTCGGTCAGCGAGGAATCGCTGGTTACGGAGGCCGGCTTTCAGCGCTACATGCAGCTGAAAGAGCAGTTCCGCAACAGCCTTGGCAAGCTGCTGGAGCTGCGGATCGGCCTCATTGCGGTAGATCGCGGAGCCGATCCGGAGGCCGAGCAGTTTTGCTCCGATCATGGCATCCTGATCGTACAGCGGGTACCCCGCAAGGATTTGCAGCTGCTCTGCGAGCATACTGGAGCCAAGCCGCTAAGAAGAACCGCGCTCAAGAAGAGCGCGCATGAATTGGAAGCGGCCCTGGGCCATGCCGGCCAAGCCGTCTACGATGAGAAGCTGGCTCGAATCCGCATCTCCAAAGGACGCGGCGAGCCGTTCGTCACGGTCATTGTCGGCGCAGCTACGCGCGAGGTCATCGGCGAGCGGGCACGCATTGCCATGGACGCCGCGGCGGCAGTGCAGGCCGCCATCCGCGGCGGGTATTTGCCCGGCGGCGGCGCGGTGGAGATGGCCGTAGCCCATGAGCTTGAGCGGCATCGCGAAACGCTCAAAGGGCTGGAAGGCTTCGGCGTTGCTGCTGTAGCCGGGGCGCTGCGCAGGCCGCTTTCGCAAATCGTCATCAATGCGGGATATAATCCGCTGGAGAAGGTTGAGGAGCTGAGGGCCGCTCAGCTTGCCGAAGACAATGATGCCATGGGTATCGATTGCGACACCGGCAAAGTGACCAACTTCCTTGAGGCTGGCATTCTGGATCCAACGGATGTGAAGATCCATGCCCTTCGGGCAGCCGGTGAAGTGGCCGCTGCCGTGCTCAGAATTCATACCGTGATCAAAATGAAGCAGCCTTTTGAAGAAGTATAA
- the grpE gene encoding nucleotide exchange factor GrpE — MNTGNNKSEGTYTAAEEKNDQQDVPIQSEEQFEEAVIIDEQAEPIQSEEQFEEAAADTQLEELRKQAEENQQRYLRVQADFDNFRRRSRLEKEEFAKYASLKLIEQLLPVVDNFERALSSSKDTKDFEALVKGLDMTFRQLDQLLAQEGLTPIEAVGQPFNPEFHQAIMQVESEEHEEGIVVEEIQKGYLLKDKVVRPAMVKVSV; from the coding sequence TTGAATACTGGAAATAACAAATCGGAGGGTACATATACAGCCGCCGAAGAAAAAAATGATCAGCAAGATGTACCGATTCAATCGGAAGAGCAGTTTGAAGAAGCGGTTATCATTGACGAGCAGGCTGAACCCATCCAATCCGAGGAACAGTTTGAAGAAGCTGCGGCAGACACCCAGCTCGAAGAGCTGCGTAAGCAAGCAGAAGAGAACCAACAACGTTATCTGCGGGTTCAAGCGGATTTTGATAATTTTCGGCGCCGCTCGAGACTGGAGAAAGAGGAATTTGCCAAATACGCTTCATTGAAGCTGATTGAGCAGCTTTTACCGGTAGTCGATAACTTCGAACGCGCATTATCATCCAGCAAGGATACGAAGGATTTTGAAGCATTGGTGAAAGGACTGGATATGACCTTCCGCCAGCTGGATCAACTGCTTGCACAGGAAGGCTTGACCCCTATTGAAGCGGTCGGCCAGCCTTTTAACCCGGAATTCCATCAAGCCATTATGCAGGTTGAATCTGAAGAGCATGAGGAAGGCATCGTGGTTGAGGAGATCCAAAAGGGGTATCTATTGAAAGACAAGGTCGTTCGCCCCGCTATGGTGAAAGTAAGTGTATAA
- a CDS encoding 16S rRNA (uracil(1498)-N(3))-methyltransferase, which yields MQRYFLRPDQFQGQIVTIEGDDAHHLQRVMRAEVGDEVICSNGKDREARVRITSLDKSSITGEAVEELPMNAEPAVKVWIAQSLPKGDKMEIVIQKGTEIGAARFLPFLSERTVVQYDAKKEAKRTERWQKIAKEAAEQAHRNRVPEVESVLSWKQLLRQADQVDAAWICYEKEDGKQLRTAIQEALETEKAMSFLFAVGPEGGFTEQEIQQAEAAGFISVSLGKRILRTETAAMVGLTCLLYETGEMGGS from the coding sequence ATGCAGCGTTATTTTTTACGTCCCGACCAGTTTCAGGGTCAAATCGTGACCATCGAAGGCGATGACGCACACCACCTGCAAAGAGTGATGCGAGCGGAAGTCGGAGATGAAGTGATCTGCAGCAATGGCAAGGATCGCGAAGCAAGGGTACGCATTACATCTTTGGACAAAAGCTCGATAACGGGAGAAGCCGTTGAAGAACTTCCGATGAATGCGGAGCCGGCAGTTAAAGTATGGATCGCACAGAGCTTGCCCAAGGGCGATAAGATGGAAATTGTGATTCAAAAAGGGACCGAGATCGGGGCAGCCCGGTTTCTTCCTTTTTTATCGGAAAGAACAGTTGTGCAGTATGATGCCAAGAAGGAAGCGAAACGCACGGAGCGCTGGCAGAAAATAGCCAAGGAAGCCGCCGAGCAAGCGCACCGCAACCGGGTGCCGGAGGTCGAATCGGTGCTCTCCTGGAAGCAGTTGCTGAGGCAAGCTGATCAAGTGGATGCAGCCTGGATTTGTTACGAGAAGGAAGACGGCAAGCAGCTGAGAACGGCGATACAGGAAGCTTTGGAAACTGAAAAAGCAATGAGCTTTTTATTTGCTGTAGGTCCGGAAGGCGGCTTTACGGAGCAGGAAATTCAGCAAGCTGAAGCGGCCGGATTTATATCCGTGTCCTTAGGAAAACGAATATTACGCACAGAAACCGCCGCCATGGTGGGATTGACGTGTCTTTTATATGAAACCGGAGAAATGGGGGGCAGCTAG
- the dnaJ gene encoding molecular chaperone DnaJ, with protein MSKRDYYEVLGVGKGASADEIKKAYRGMARQYHPDVNKAPDAETKFKEAKEAYDVLSDDQKKAQYDRFGHVDPNQGMGGGGADFGGGFGDLFDMFFGGGGSGGRRNPNAPQRGNDLQYTMTIEFKEAVFGKETDIHIPRTETCDRCDGSGAKPGTKPETCSVCHGSGQQEVIQNTAFGRIVNRRVCSACNGQGQIIKDKCPTCHGAGKVKKQRTIHVKIPAGVDDGAQLRVSGEGEGGTKGGPSGDLYVVIRVKAHEFFEREGDDVYCEVPLTFAQAALGDEIEIPTLTEKVKLKIPPGTQTDTYFRLKGKGVPRLRGHGQGDQHVKVVIVTPTNMTDEQKDLLRQFSKLNGEDTHEQQQSIFERMKKAFLGD; from the coding sequence ATGAGTAAACGTGATTATTATGAGGTGTTGGGGGTAGGCAAGGGGGCATCCGCGGATGAGATCAAGAAAGCTTACCGAGGCATGGCTCGTCAATATCACCCAGACGTGAATAAAGCTCCTGACGCTGAAACGAAATTTAAAGAAGCGAAAGAAGCCTACGATGTTCTAAGCGACGACCAGAAAAAAGCCCAGTATGACCGTTTTGGCCACGTTGATCCGAACCAGGGAATGGGTGGCGGCGGCGCTGATTTTGGCGGCGGCTTTGGGGACTTGTTCGATATGTTTTTTGGCGGCGGCGGAAGCGGTGGCAGACGTAATCCGAATGCGCCGCAGCGCGGTAATGATCTGCAGTATACAATGACGATCGAGTTTAAGGAAGCGGTCTTCGGCAAAGAAACCGATATTCACATTCCGCGGACTGAAACCTGCGACAGGTGTGATGGATCTGGGGCGAAACCCGGAACCAAACCGGAAACCTGTTCCGTTTGTCATGGCAGCGGACAGCAGGAAGTGATTCAAAACACAGCATTCGGCCGCATTGTCAACCGTCGGGTTTGCTCGGCTTGTAATGGGCAGGGGCAAATCATCAAAGATAAATGCCCGACCTGCCACGGTGCAGGGAAAGTGAAGAAACAACGCACGATTCATGTTAAAATTCCGGCTGGTGTCGACGATGGCGCTCAGCTTCGTGTATCTGGAGAAGGTGAAGGCGGCACAAAGGGCGGCCCTTCAGGAGATTTGTATGTCGTCATTCGCGTTAAAGCTCATGAATTTTTCGAGCGCGAAGGTGATGATGTTTACTGTGAGGTGCCGTTAACCTTTGCCCAGGCTGCTCTGGGTGATGAAATCGAGATACCGACGCTTACGGAAAAAGTTAAGCTGAAGATCCCACCTGGCACTCAAACGGACACTTATTTCCGTCTCAAAGGAAAAGGAGTACCCCGGCTGCGCGGCCATGGACAGGGAGACCAGCATGTCAAGGTGGTCATCGTAACTCCGACCAATATGACGGACGAGCAAAAAGATTTGCTTCGTCAATTCTCCAAGCTGAACGGAGAGGACACGCACGAGCAGCAGCAATCGATTTTTGAGCGTATGAAAAAAGCTTTCTTGGGTGATTAA
- the dnaK gene encoding molecular chaperone DnaK, whose amino-acid sequence MSKVIGIDLGTTNSCVAVMEGGEAVVIPNAEGNRTTPSVVGFKKDGERVIGETAKRQSITNPDKTISSIKRHMGTNHKVKIDNAEYTPQEISAMILQKLKADAEAYLGTTVTQAVITVPAYFNDSQRQATKDAGKVAGLEVLRIVNEPTAAALAYGLEKTEDQTILVFDLGGGTFDVSILELGDGFFEVKATSGDNRLGGDDFDQLIIDYLVAEFKKEQGIDLSKDKAAVQRLKDAAEKAKKELSSVLTTTVSLPFITVSDGVPQHLEINLTRAKFEEITAPLVDRTLGPTRQALSDSGLSASDIDKVVLVGGSTRIPAVVEAIKKLIGKEPHKGVNPDEVVALGAAVQAGVLTGDVKDVVLLDVTPLSLGIETAGGVFTKMIDRNTTIPTSKSQVYTTYADSQTSVEIHVLQGERAMANDNKTLGRFMLGDIPPAPRGIPQIEVTFDIDANGIVNVSALDKGTGKSQKITITSSSGLTDAEIDQMMKDAEAHAEEDRKRKELVEARNNADQLVYSVGKTIKDLGDKADQSEVEKANAAKEKVKTALEGNDLEAIQSATAELTEIIQQLSVKLYEQAAQAQGGNGAEGTADAGRAKDKVVDADYEVVDEPKK is encoded by the coding sequence ATGAGTAAAGTAATCGGAATTGACTTAGGTACAACCAACTCTTGCGTTGCCGTTATGGAAGGCGGAGAAGCCGTTGTTATCCCTAACGCGGAAGGCAATCGTACAACCCCTTCTGTTGTAGGCTTCAAAAAGGACGGCGAGCGCGTAATCGGAGAAACGGCAAAGCGTCAATCCATCACGAATCCGGATAAAACAATCAGCTCCATCAAGCGCCACATGGGGACCAATCATAAAGTGAAAATTGACAATGCGGAATACACTCCGCAAGAAATTTCCGCCATGATTCTGCAAAAGCTTAAAGCTGATGCGGAAGCTTATCTAGGTACCACAGTTACACAAGCGGTTATTACTGTTCCTGCATATTTCAATGACAGTCAGCGTCAGGCGACTAAAGATGCGGGTAAAGTGGCAGGTCTTGAAGTACTGCGTATTGTCAACGAACCAACGGCAGCGGCCCTGGCATATGGCTTGGAAAAAACAGAAGATCAAACGATCCTCGTTTTTGACCTTGGCGGCGGTACCTTCGACGTATCGATTCTTGAGCTTGGCGACGGATTTTTTGAAGTCAAAGCAACAAGCGGGGACAACCGTTTGGGCGGTGACGATTTTGACCAATTGATCATAGATTATTTGGTAGCTGAATTCAAAAAAGAACAGGGCATCGACCTGAGTAAAGATAAAGCTGCGGTACAGCGTCTGAAGGATGCAGCAGAAAAAGCTAAAAAAGAGCTTTCCAGCGTGCTGACTACAACCGTATCCTTGCCGTTCATTACCGTTTCTGATGGAGTTCCCCAGCATTTGGAGATCAATCTGACTCGCGCCAAATTTGAAGAAATTACCGCTCCATTGGTTGATAGAACACTGGGACCCACACGTCAAGCATTGAGTGATTCCGGTCTTTCGGCTAGCGACATTGATAAAGTTGTATTGGTAGGCGGATCGACTCGTATTCCGGCGGTTGTGGAAGCTATTAAGAAATTGATCGGCAAAGAACCCCATAAAGGCGTTAACCCGGATGAGGTTGTTGCTCTTGGAGCAGCCGTGCAAGCAGGTGTCTTAACAGGTGATGTGAAGGACGTAGTTCTTCTTGACGTAACTCCACTGTCCCTGGGTATCGAAACAGCCGGTGGTGTGTTTACGAAGATGATAGACCGCAATACAACCATTCCTACAAGTAAATCTCAGGTGTACACCACTTATGCGGACAGTCAAACAAGTGTTGAAATTCACGTGCTTCAAGGTGAGCGCGCCATGGCTAACGATAACAAGACGCTCGGTCGCTTTATGCTTGGAGATATTCCTCCGGCTCCGCGCGGGATCCCGCAAATCGAAGTTACCTTCGATATCGATGCGAACGGGATCGTGAATGTGTCTGCACTCGATAAAGGCACAGGCAAAAGCCAAAAAATCACGATCACTTCCTCCAGCGGTTTGACCGATGCGGAAATCGATCAAATGATGAAGGACGCTGAAGCGCACGCTGAAGAAGACCGTAAGCGTAAAGAGCTTGTAGAAGCTCGCAACAATGCGGATCAGTTGGTCTACTCCGTGGGTAAAACGATCAAAGATCTAGGAGACAAGGCCGACCAAAGCGAGGTCGAAAAAGCCAACGCAGCCAAGGAGAAAGTGAAAACAGCACTTGAAGGCAATGATCTGGAAGCTATTCAATCAGCTACGGCTGAGCTGACTGAGATCATTCAACAGCTTTCTGTGAAGCTGTATGAGCAAGCTGCTCAAGCCCAAGGCGGTAATGGTGCTGAGGGCACTGCTGATGCTGGGAGAGCCAAAGACAAAGTGGTCGACGCAGACTATGAAGTGGTTGACGAACCCAAGAAGTAA
- a CDS encoding YfhD family protein: MTSNQKKEERKLPIAKNEQVEFSSEAADVDDIEAVIRADEADNRQENS, from the coding sequence ATGACATCGAACCAAAAGAAAGAAGAGCGCAAGCTGCCCATTGCCAAAAATGAGCAGGTGGAATTCTCGTCAGAAGCAGCAGACGTTGATGATATCGAAGCGGTGATCCGGGCAGATGAAGCGGATAACCGTCAGGAGAATTCATAG
- a CDS encoding site-2 protease family protein: MSGLLFYDWNILPFYILVLIISLTLHEFAHAYSAYKFGDPTAEQMGRVTLNPMVHLDLFGTILLLIAGFGWAKPVPVNRGNFKNPRLMGIVVSAAGPVSNLILAFISVFFICLINYSGSLTHMTHGSQEAIQIFLGLLLRTNLMLFIFNLIPIPPLDGYRILQDILPFRASLSLQKFEQYAALAFLLIVFLPPLRKVTLDPLFGLGVHIVELFNIPMRWIFGFGV, encoded by the coding sequence TTGAGTGGACTATTATTTTATGATTGGAACATTCTTCCCTTTTATATTCTTGTATTGATTATTTCACTTACCCTTCATGAATTCGCCCATGCGTACAGCGCTTATAAATTTGGAGATCCCACAGCTGAACAAATGGGCAGAGTCACTTTGAATCCGATGGTTCATTTGGATCTTTTCGGAACCATCTTGCTGCTGATTGCCGGATTCGGTTGGGCAAAGCCTGTACCCGTAAATCGCGGAAATTTCAAAAATCCAAGATTGATGGGGATCGTCGTATCAGCGGCCGGACCTGTAAGCAACTTGATTTTGGCCTTTATCAGTGTATTCTTCATCTGCCTGATTAATTATTCGGGATCGTTGACTCACATGACCCATGGAAGTCAGGAAGCGATCCAGATCTTTCTCGGACTTCTTCTTCGCACAAATTTAATGTTGTTTATATTCAATTTAATCCCCATTCCGCCGTTGGACGGTTATCGGATTCTGCAGGACATTCTGCCATTTAGAGCCAGTCTAAGCCTGCAAAAATTTGAGCAGTACGCAGCCTTGGCTTTTTTGTTGATTGTCTTTCTGCCGCCGCTGCGAAAGGTAACTCTGGACCCTCTTTTCGGATTGGGCGTCCATATCGTAGAGCTATTCAACATTCCTATGAGATGGATTTTTGGATTCGGAGTATAA
- the prmA gene encoding 50S ribosomal protein L11 methyltransferase, whose amino-acid sequence MRWHEITVHTTEEAIEMISNFIHELGAGGVSIEESGTLNKKRDTSLGQWYELPINDIPEGRAVIKGYFSEGSDLHTIMDHLQASVVQLSEYDIDTGNPTYELKEVDDEDWANAWKQYFKPIRISERLTIKPTWEEYTPTAGELILELDPGMAFGTGTHATTSLCLRTLEKVVQPGDDVIDVGTGSGILAIAAAKLGANHVLALDLDPVAISSSMENVRLNGQEQQVTIKLSDLLGVLNASETGANSEFGISIPVQVVVANILADIIIMFVEDVYEVLKTGGYYLASGIITSKEADVEKALLAAGFTIIDKSYDSDWVVIIARKL is encoded by the coding sequence ATGCGTTGGCATGAAATAACCGTACATACAACTGAGGAAGCAATCGAAATGATCTCTAATTTCATTCATGAGCTGGGAGCCGGAGGCGTTTCAATTGAGGAATCAGGCACTTTGAATAAAAAGCGGGATACATCCCTGGGTCAATGGTATGAGCTGCCGATCAATGATATACCCGAAGGGCGAGCTGTCATAAAGGGATATTTTTCCGAAGGCAGTGATCTGCATACGATCATGGATCATCTCCAAGCATCTGTCGTTCAATTAAGCGAGTACGATATCGACACAGGAAACCCGACTTATGAGCTTAAAGAAGTAGATGATGAGGACTGGGCGAACGCTTGGAAGCAGTATTTTAAACCGATCCGCATTTCCGAGCGACTGACAATTAAGCCGACGTGGGAGGAATACACGCCTACAGCCGGCGAGTTGATCCTGGAATTGGATCCCGGTATGGCTTTTGGTACGGGAACGCATGCAACAACATCCCTTTGTTTACGTACATTGGAAAAGGTTGTTCAGCCGGGTGATGATGTGATTGATGTTGGAACAGGTTCAGGCATTCTTGCCATAGCTGCTGCCAAGCTCGGAGCGAACCATGTGTTAGCTTTGGACCTCGACCCCGTAGCCATATCAAGCTCAATGGAAAATGTAAGATTAAACGGACAAGAGCAGCAGGTTACAATTAAGCTAAGCGATTTGCTTGGTGTCCTCAATGCGAGTGAGACGGGAGCAAACTCTGAGTTTGGAATTTCGATCCCTGTACAGGTCGTGGTAGCAAATATTTTGGCCGATATCATCATCATGTTCGTTGAAGATGTTTATGAGGTGCTCAAAACGGGCGGCTACTATCTAGCATCCGGAATTATTACCAGTAAGGAAGCAGATGTAGAAAAAGCGCTGTTAGCGGCCGGATTCACGATCATAGACAAGAGCTATGATTCGGATTGGGTTGTGATCATAGCCAGAAAGCTGTAG
- the hrcA gene encoding heat-inducible transcriptional repressor HrcA yields MLSERQRMILSAIIDDYVRSAEPIGSRSISKRGNVSFSPATIRNEMSDLEEMGYLEQPHTSAGRIPSHKGYRYYVDHLLQQESLGSQDLDAMKITFAQRIQEMEDVIQHVAGMLSSLTNYTSVVLGPEVFSTTLKHLQIVPLNETTAVAIIVTNTGHVENKTVTIPEGMAMSEIEKVVNILNARLKNVPLLQFKSKLYNEISTELSKYVSGYQDLISVVESVLQNDEKDRIFLSGTSNMLIQPEFKDVDKIKNILDLLDESPTLIRLFTPSIEGVEVKIGSENSIAAIHNCSLITASYSIGDSPIGTIGIIGPTRMEYARVINLLNVVSKHLEVSLSRWYGK; encoded by the coding sequence ATGCTTTCTGAACGTCAGCGCATGATTCTTAGCGCCATTATTGATGATTATGTTCGCTCTGCAGAGCCCATCGGTTCCCGCAGCATTTCCAAACGGGGCAATGTAAGCTTCAGCCCTGCGACTATTCGCAACGAGATGTCTGACCTGGAAGAGATGGGCTATTTGGAGCAGCCTCATACTTCTGCGGGCCGGATACCCTCGCATAAAGGCTACCGATATTATGTCGATCATTTGCTGCAGCAAGAAAGCTTGGGCAGTCAAGATCTGGATGCGATGAAGATTACTTTTGCCCAAAGAATTCAGGAGATGGAAGATGTCATTCAGCACGTTGCGGGAATGCTCTCGAGTCTTACCAATTATACATCGGTTGTTCTTGGCCCGGAGGTTTTCAGCACGACGCTGAAGCACCTGCAGATCGTTCCATTGAACGAAACCACTGCCGTGGCTATCATTGTCACGAATACGGGACATGTTGAAAATAAGACGGTCACGATTCCCGAGGGCATGGCTATGTCCGAGATTGAAAAGGTCGTCAACATTTTAAATGCGCGGCTGAAGAATGTGCCATTACTGCAGTTTAAAAGTAAATTGTATAACGAGATTTCCACTGAGCTCAGCAAGTATGTGAGCGGGTATCAGGATTTGATTTCCGTTGTGGAAAGCGTGCTTCAAAATGATGAGAAAGATCGCATTTTTCTAAGCGGTACATCGAATATGCTGATTCAACCTGAATTCAAGGATGTGGATAAAATCAAAAACATCCTCGATCTGCTCGATGAGTCGCCAACACTCATCCGGTTATTTACTCCTTCTATAGAAGGAGTGGAGGTCAAGATCGGATCGGAGAACAGCATTGCAGCCATCCATAACTGCAGCTTGATTACAGCTTCCTATTCAATAGGAGATAGTCCGATAGGTACGATAGGAATCATAGGCCCGACTCGAATGGAATATGCAAGGGTGATCAACTTGCTGAATGTTGTGTCCAAGCATCTGGAGGTATCCCTCAGCCGTTGGTACGGCAAATAA
- a CDS encoding ogr/Delta-like zinc finger family protein: MLSKNRLGAAPKIYFRPEMKNCPHCGIRLKRSHTAWNKKISTLSGVIHAWSMAYACPNVDCPHAGVTYKSAEAEALSMKHSSYSYDVLCLVGELRFKQHRTCKEIADTLNERGIVTSERYAQTLYERYQTLLAASLDDYVKQILAETTAQNGGIILSMDGVQPEKGNEMLYVIREVFSGTILAAQNMKSGAAAELRTLIDPIIELGYPIVGIVSDGQVSIRQAFESLLPDVPYQYCQYHYLKDIAKPVVDADRKLKMELKKSMRGLRDIERKIEQTEKKAITEAQASAKASPLALSDAPEAPSYKEVQVAKGYAAAVRALLLEDGEPPLDLPGMLIYERAQAIQASLQRCLTKKRASSSSGYGQNFQ; this comes from the coding sequence TTGCTTTCGAAAAATCGCCTCGGCGCCGCGCCGAAAATTTACTTCAGACCCGAAATGAAAAACTGCCCGCATTGCGGGATCAGATTAAAGCGTTCCCACACTGCATGGAACAAGAAAATTTCAACACTCAGCGGCGTCATTCACGCTTGGAGCATGGCTTATGCCTGTCCCAACGTAGACTGTCCGCACGCTGGTGTCACGTACAAATCAGCTGAAGCGGAAGCGCTGAGTATGAAGCACTCCTCATACAGTTACGATGTGCTCTGTCTCGTCGGCGAACTGCGCTTCAAACAGCATCGCACCTGCAAGGAGATTGCGGATACGCTAAATGAGCGCGGTATAGTGACGAGTGAAAGATACGCACAAACCTTATATGAACGGTATCAAACACTGCTAGCTGCAAGCCTTGACGATTACGTCAAACAAATCTTGGCGGAAACCACAGCACAGAATGGCGGCATCATCCTTTCCATGGATGGCGTCCAACCCGAAAAAGGAAACGAGATGTTATACGTCATCCGAGAAGTATTTAGCGGCACGATTCTAGCGGCTCAGAACATGAAGAGCGGAGCCGCCGCCGAATTACGGACACTTATCGATCCGATTATTGAACTGGGTTATCCCATCGTAGGGATTGTCAGCGACGGGCAGGTTTCCATCCGGCAGGCTTTCGAATCGCTCTTGCCTGATGTACCGTATCAGTACTGCCAATATCATTATCTGAAAGACATCGCAAAGCCTGTTGTGGATGCCGATCGCAAACTCAAAATGGAACTGAAAAAGAGCATGCGCGGCCTGCGGGATATAGAGCGAAAAATCGAGCAAACCGAGAAAAAAGCAATCACGGAAGCACAGGCAAGCGCAAAAGCGAGTCCCCTTGCATTGAGCGATGCACCAGAAGCGCCCTCGTACAAGGAGGTCCAGGTGGCAAAGGGTTATGCCGCTGCAGTGCGCGCTTTACTCCTGGAAGATGGCGAACCACCACTTGATTTGCCCGGTATGCTGATCTATGAACGAGCCCAGGCCATACAGGCGTCGCTACAGCGATGCTTGACTAAAAAAAGAGCCTCATCTTCTTCAGGGTATGGTCAGAATTTTCAGTAA